The following coding sequences lie in one Cryptosporangium aurantiacum genomic window:
- a CDS encoding alpha/beta fold hydrolase has product MSAKRLRITSPHGIDESGFVRISGIDQWISFRGDDRRNPVIVEIHGGPGASNLIYTHRTRAWERHFTIVRWDMRGAGKTFGRGGPDGQGEMSLRQLYRDALEVIDHVRGALGVEKVLLVANSFGSVIGLRLARQRPELFSAYVGTDQNINAGGRDHTAYDALVDRLTAAGKRKALAAITAMGPDESAWTTEQWTQYNKHTVASDPLTRKTLQTVVVGSLLFSPLHKLREARTYLQAMDFSEQVALESVTIDEWAEGTTFAIPFFVFQGEFDVITPPETARSFFDAVTAPVKDFALIRDASHFASFRHPDQFLDLLLTRVRPVLSTKVDESASIN; this is encoded by the coding sequence ATGTCTGCGAAGCGTCTACGCATCACCTCTCCGCACGGCATCGACGAATCCGGGTTCGTCCGCATCAGTGGGATCGACCAGTGGATCTCGTTCCGGGGCGACGACCGGCGAAACCCGGTGATCGTCGAGATTCACGGCGGCCCAGGTGCGTCGAACCTGATCTACACGCACCGAACACGCGCCTGGGAGCGGCACTTCACGATCGTGCGCTGGGACATGCGCGGCGCCGGGAAGACGTTCGGGCGCGGTGGGCCGGACGGTCAGGGCGAGATGAGCCTGCGGCAGCTGTACCGGGACGCGTTAGAGGTGATCGACCACGTCCGCGGCGCGCTCGGCGTCGAAAAGGTGCTCTTGGTCGCGAATTCGTTCGGGTCGGTCATCGGCCTGCGGCTGGCGCGTCAGCGCCCCGAGCTCTTCTCGGCCTACGTCGGCACGGACCAGAACATCAACGCCGGCGGACGTGATCACACGGCCTACGACGCGCTGGTCGACCGGCTCACCGCGGCGGGCAAGCGCAAGGCGCTGGCCGCGATCACCGCGATGGGCCCGGACGAGTCGGCGTGGACCACCGAGCAGTGGACGCAGTACAACAAGCACACGGTCGCCTCCGATCCGCTCACCCGAAAGACGCTGCAGACCGTCGTCGTCGGCTCGCTGCTCTTCTCCCCGCTGCACAAGCTCCGCGAGGCGCGCACGTATCTGCAGGCCATGGACTTCTCCGAGCAGGTCGCGCTGGAGTCCGTGACGATCGACGAGTGGGCCGAGGGGACGACGTTCGCGATCCCGTTCTTCGTCTTCCAGGGCGAATTCGACGTGATCACGCCGCCGGAGACCGCGCGGAGTTTCTTCGACGCGGTCACCGCGCCGGTCAAGGACTTCGCGCTGATCCGGGACGCCAGCCACTTCGCGTCGTTCCGCCACCCCGACCAGTTCCTCGACCTGCTGCTCACCAGGGTTCGGCCGGTGCTATCAACCAAGGTTGATGAAAGCGCCTCCATCAACTAA
- a CDS encoding TetR/AcrR family transcriptional regulator, translating to MARGAQPRDLQAAVALLWGEQEQPTRGPKPSLDPRRIAEAAVAVADAEGLDAVSMNKVAAAFGVSAMALYRYVPSKAELVELMVEAVCAERPDLSGAGDDWRAQVTEWARRHLEVFQQHPWLLAATAMRRQAMGPNQLGWMDTALAALRPSGLTAAHQHRIFLLVVGLVRNLVQQSSDYDEEHEREWNRLNGELLARHADRFPALTDAIAAGAFAPPADDPLEFGVACILDGAQALIERQQR from the coding sequence ATGGCGAGAGGCGCGCAGCCGCGTGACCTGCAGGCAGCCGTCGCGCTGCTGTGGGGGGAACAGGAGCAGCCCACCCGCGGCCCCAAGCCCAGCCTCGACCCCCGCCGCATCGCCGAGGCCGCTGTCGCGGTGGCCGACGCCGAGGGCTTGGACGCCGTCTCGATGAACAAGGTCGCCGCCGCGTTCGGCGTCTCGGCGATGGCCCTGTACCGCTACGTCCCGAGCAAGGCCGAGCTGGTCGAGCTGATGGTCGAGGCCGTGTGCGCGGAGCGGCCGGACCTGTCCGGCGCCGGAGACGACTGGCGAGCCCAGGTGACCGAGTGGGCCCGCCGGCACCTGGAGGTGTTCCAGCAGCACCCCTGGCTGCTCGCGGCCACCGCGATGCGCCGCCAGGCGATGGGCCCGAACCAGCTCGGCTGGATGGACACCGCGCTGGCGGCGCTACGGCCGAGCGGCCTGACCGCAGCCCACCAGCACCGCATCTTCCTGCTGGTCGTCGGCCTGGTCCGCAACCTCGTCCAGCAGTCGTCCGACTACGACGAGGAGCACGAGCGAGAGTGGAACCGCCTCAACGGTGAGCTGCTCGCGCGGCACGCCGATCGGTTCCCCGCGCTGACCGACGCCATCGCCGCCGGCGCGTTCGCCCCTCCGGCCGACGACCCGCTTGAGTTCGGCGTGGCCTGCATCCTCGACGGTGCTCAAGCGCTCATCGAGCGTCAGCAACGGTAG
- a CDS encoding sensor histidine kinase, which produces MVKTVARALAYLVSSIVAGAVGAAWTLASGLLVTLLMVTQLGGPAFLGAAWVTRRLAALERRRAGWVLGQPIDPPYTPVSGTLRERVAGTAAQPATWRDLAWLVTLFPLGLTFGVAGVVVAAVDLGAILAPIWAWAVPNPHAPWPMKPLMTTTPGRIGLTFIGLALLPVAVWLVRTLARWQATLARVLLAPGLHVRLVQETARLASTRARVVDAQAAELRRIERDLHDGAQARIVAAGMTLALAARRARTSATADPDLADRIELARRQLDDAQAELRRLVRGIHPPILTDRGLHAALAALAADSPLSVELRGDPDARYPAAVESAAYFVVAEGLANAAKHADADTCTVELARDRNVLRITITDDGNGGADPQGSGLDGLRRRVEALDGVLTVTSPPGGPTVLHTELPCES; this is translated from the coding sequence ATGGTCAAAACGGTGGCGCGGGCGCTGGCATACCTGGTCAGCAGCATCGTCGCCGGAGCCGTCGGCGCCGCTTGGACGCTCGCGTCCGGCCTGCTGGTCACGCTGCTGATGGTGACCCAACTCGGTGGCCCGGCGTTTCTCGGTGCCGCGTGGGTCACCCGCCGCCTGGCCGCGCTCGAACGCCGTCGCGCCGGATGGGTCCTGGGGCAACCCATCGACCCGCCGTACACGCCGGTGAGCGGGACCCTCCGGGAACGCGTTGCCGGAACGGCGGCGCAGCCGGCCACCTGGCGGGACCTGGCTTGGCTGGTGACGCTGTTCCCGCTCGGGCTGACGTTCGGTGTCGCGGGCGTCGTGGTCGCCGCCGTCGACCTGGGGGCGATCCTCGCGCCCATCTGGGCCTGGGCGGTGCCGAACCCGCACGCCCCGTGGCCGATGAAGCCGCTGATGACCACAACGCCGGGGCGAATCGGTCTCACGTTCATCGGTCTGGCGCTGCTGCCGGTCGCGGTCTGGCTGGTCCGGACGCTCGCCCGGTGGCAGGCCACGCTGGCGCGGGTGCTGCTCGCGCCGGGGCTCCACGTCCGGCTGGTGCAGGAGACCGCACGCCTGGCGTCGACCCGGGCGCGAGTCGTGGACGCGCAGGCCGCCGAACTGCGCCGGATCGAACGAGACCTGCACGACGGCGCTCAAGCCCGCATCGTCGCGGCCGGGATGACGCTGGCACTCGCCGCCCGCCGAGCCCGCACCAGCGCAACAGCCGATCCCGACCTCGCCGACCGTATCGAGCTGGCCCGCCGCCAACTCGACGACGCACAAGCCGAACTACGCCGCTTGGTCCGGGGAATCCACCCGCCGATCCTCACCGACCGCGGCCTGCACGCCGCCCTCGCCGCGCTGGCCGCCGACAGCCCGCTCAGCGTCGAGCTGCGCGGCGACCCCGACGCCCGCTATCCGGCCGCGGTGGAGTCCGCCGCGTACTTCGTCGTCGCCGAGGGGCTGGCCAACGCGGCGAAACACGCCGACGCGGACACCTGCACCGTCGAGCTGGCCCGAGACCGGAACGTCCTCCGGATCACGATCACCGACGACGGCAACGGTGGTGCCGATCCGCAGGGCAGCGGGCTCGACGGGCTGCGCCGCCGGGTGGAGGCCCTCGACGGCGTGCTCACCGTCACCAGTCCCCCCGGCGGCCCGACCGTCCTGCACACGGAGTTGCCATGCGAATCGTGA
- a CDS encoding TauD/TfdA dioxygenase family protein, with protein MTKNLDVRRVGGRIGAEVVGVDLTEPSDDVFPEINAALLEHKVLFFRGQQLDDRSQQRFLSRFGPLTTAHPTVHSAEGEANVLEVSGEEGVRSNNWHTDVTFVVSPPKITSLRSLVVPPYGGDTVIANSQTAYRDLPEPLRHLADQLWAVHTNDYDYIQPQFNTDAADEYRKEFTSKTWETAHPVVRVHPETGERGLFIGGFAQRLIGLSGTDSRDILRLLQTYVTRPENTVRWRWAPGDLVVFDNRATQHYAPDDYGDLPRTLHRVTVAGDVPVGVDGRSSYRISGDDASHYTPVAEPALAVTG; from the coding sequence ATGACCAAGAACCTGGACGTCCGCCGGGTCGGTGGCCGGATCGGTGCGGAAGTGGTCGGCGTCGACCTCACCGAGCCGTCCGACGACGTCTTCCCCGAGATCAACGCCGCGCTCCTCGAGCACAAGGTGCTGTTCTTCCGCGGCCAACAGCTGGACGACCGGAGCCAGCAGCGCTTCCTCTCCCGCTTCGGTCCGCTGACCACCGCGCACCCGACCGTGCACTCCGCCGAGGGTGAGGCCAACGTCCTCGAGGTCAGCGGCGAGGAGGGCGTGCGGTCGAACAACTGGCACACCGACGTGACGTTCGTGGTGAGCCCGCCGAAGATCACCTCACTGCGGAGCCTGGTCGTACCGCCGTACGGCGGCGACACCGTGATCGCGAACTCGCAGACCGCCTACCGGGACCTTCCCGAGCCGCTCCGCCACCTCGCCGACCAGCTGTGGGCGGTGCACACCAACGACTACGACTACATCCAGCCGCAGTTCAACACCGACGCCGCCGACGAGTACCGCAAGGAGTTCACGTCCAAGACCTGGGAGACGGCGCACCCGGTGGTTCGTGTGCACCCGGAGACCGGCGAACGAGGGCTGTTCATCGGCGGGTTCGCACAGCGTCTGATCGGGCTGTCGGGCACCGATTCCCGCGACATCCTGCGCCTGCTCCAGACGTACGTGACCCGTCCGGAGAACACGGTCCGGTGGCGGTGGGCGCCCGGTGACCTGGTCGTCTTCGACAACCGCGCCACCCAGCACTACGCGCCGGACGACTACGGCGACCTGCCCCGCACGCTGCACCGGGTGACCGTGGCGGGCGACGTCCCGGTCGGTGTGGACGGTCGATCGAGCTACCGGATCTCCGGCGACGACGCGTCGCACTACACGCCGGTCGCCGAACCGGCGCTGGCCGTGACCGGCTGA
- a CDS encoding ABC transporter permease, which produces MTAVTEALLETPAGPPLAEPGTALTEQRRSARRQKLTRLAVGLAGLIGVAVVWQIAALVINDPVTLPTVTATLADLVKYLGTPYPTASETLIGHSLASLQRVGLGFAFGTAIGVALGSAMASNRALRYLIDPVLGVLRPVPPLAFIPLFVVWLGIEETAKVALITLGVAPMVTIATLGALDAVPRELEQASRALGAGTLRTLALVRLRAALPGLIVGARLALGGAWSAIIAAELVGATEGVGFVTLQAGNYLQTTLVLSGIVLIALLGLATDGLLRLALRFADPSTR; this is translated from the coding sequence GTGACCGCCGTGACCGAAGCGCTCCTGGAGACCCCGGCGGGGCCGCCGCTCGCCGAGCCGGGCACCGCACTGACCGAGCAGCGACGATCCGCACGACGCCAGAAGCTGACCCGCCTCGCGGTGGGGCTGGCCGGCCTGATCGGCGTCGCGGTCGTCTGGCAGATCGCCGCGCTCGTCATCAACGACCCGGTCACGCTGCCGACCGTCACCGCCACCCTCGCCGACCTGGTCAAGTACCTCGGCACGCCGTACCCGACGGCCAGCGAGACACTGATCGGGCACTCGCTGGCCAGCCTCCAGCGGGTCGGCCTGGGCTTCGCGTTCGGAACGGCCATCGGGGTGGCGCTCGGGTCGGCGATGGCGTCGAACCGGGCACTGCGCTACCTGATCGACCCGGTGCTGGGCGTCCTCCGACCCGTACCACCGCTCGCGTTCATCCCGCTGTTCGTCGTGTGGCTCGGGATCGAGGAGACCGCCAAGGTCGCGCTGATCACGCTGGGTGTCGCGCCGATGGTGACGATCGCGACGCTCGGTGCGCTGGACGCCGTCCCGCGCGAACTGGAGCAGGCGAGCCGGGCGTTGGGGGCGGGGACGCTCCGCACGCTCGCGCTGGTGCGGCTACGAGCCGCGTTGCCGGGCCTGATCGTCGGCGCGCGGCTGGCGCTCGGTGGCGCGTGGTCGGCGATCATCGCCGCCGAACTGGTCGGCGCGACCGAGGGCGTCGGCTTCGTGACGCTGCAGGCAGGCAACTACCTGCAGACCACGCTCGTGCTCTCCGGAATCGTGCTGATCGCTCTGCTCGGGCTCGCCACCGACGGCCTGTTGCGGCTCGCGCTGCGCTTCGCCGACCCCTCCACTCGCTGA
- a CDS encoding ABC transporter ATP-binding protein encodes MRNTRSDGPVVQVEDVTKSYSGGAGVRALDRVSVAFAPGTFNAVMGPSGSGKSTLLQCAAGLDKPDSGRVTVAGEDFTRLSEPRLTRARRRAVGFVFQSYNLLDSLSVWENILLPQRLAGTRPDRAWAREVVGRVGLSGREQDRPAQLSGGQRQRVALARALAARPAVIFADEPTGALDLSTGREVLALLREAVDAFGATIVMVTHDPAAAAWADRVVFLADGRIVTELADPTAEKVAAQMMAVSVR; translated from the coding sequence ATGCGAAACACGAGGTCGGACGGGCCGGTCGTACAGGTCGAGGACGTTACCAAGAGCTATTCCGGGGGTGCGGGCGTACGCGCGCTGGACCGGGTGTCCGTGGCGTTCGCACCGGGGACGTTCAACGCGGTGATGGGCCCGTCGGGCTCCGGGAAGTCGACGCTCCTGCAGTGCGCGGCCGGGCTCGACAAGCCGGACAGCGGTCGCGTCACGGTGGCCGGCGAGGACTTCACGCGGCTGTCGGAACCGCGGCTCACCCGAGCGCGGCGCCGTGCGGTCGGGTTCGTGTTCCAGTCGTACAACCTGCTGGACTCGCTGTCGGTCTGGGAGAACATCCTGCTGCCGCAGCGGCTGGCCGGTACGCGTCCCGACCGCGCCTGGGCTCGCGAGGTCGTCGGACGCGTCGGTCTGTCCGGACGCGAGCAGGACCGCCCCGCTCAGCTGTCCGGCGGCCAGCGTCAGCGGGTCGCGCTGGCCCGGGCGCTGGCTGCCCGGCCCGCGGTGATCTTCGCGGACGAGCCGACCGGCGCACTCGACCTGTCGACCGGCCGCGAGGTCCTCGCGCTGCTCCGCGAGGCCGTCGACGCGTTCGGCGCCACGATCGTCATGGTGACGCACGATCCGGCGGCCGCCGCGTGGGCGGACCGGGTGGTGTTCCTGGCCGACGGCCGCATCGTCACCGAACTGGCCGACCCGACCGCGGAGAAGGTCGCCGCGCAGATGATGGCGGTGAGCGTCCGATGA
- a CDS encoding ABC transporter permease: MRLAIGILRQHRGSYVGTFLAAVLATALLAGAGLLLSSVLTAKPPANRFAAAPIVVSGDREVSLTTTTRKEKEGKPDKVKTKTKTERLTGAGTLPADLRQRLAALPGVSKTIGDTAFPMVLSTEAGRPVRGAQDAPVIGHGWSSAALTPFTLREGRAPSTGDVVVDANLAAAGELSIGSTVRVTTRTGERTLRVVGIAAPSGRDSLAAQGAVFVADREVAAIAGTDLPTAIGIVPSPGADVLEAVRDAAGDAPVLTGDDRVRADLPGAMPDYIGPISIFGFTIGITAFAAVFVLTGTVALSVRQRLRELALLRTVGATPGQLRRLLGRESVVLGLIAAVPALPLGVVVAHVVAARFRTLDAVPAQFTVTTNVVVLLAAAAAGTLVTFVAARVASRRAVRIAPTQALSETAATPRGGNAVRGVLAVITAAGGVAVLTFVPLGGPFGMGMSFVSSALLLCAVAALGPLVVRPLTAVFGRLATLGGVTGRLAGTVTRVESRRVAAVAVPLALMFAINAPMLLNSSLLARITADEQRARFAAADAQVTAPTGLPLATAEALSRLSGVTGTAATVPTRVIVAKGGKPEDYVAQGLLTTGRDSVLDLDVRDGALAGDGTFAASRYLTELSGWHVGEDVELWLADGHQVTLRLAAVYERARGFGDLALPATLVAAHDPRGLVSTVSLRYSGEVPEQIRAQWPTLRITPSLDAARAADAQNQQGAWELMVVISLGFTAIAVVNTFAIAATARRREYTDLWLAGATTGQVQGMTAREAAITVGIGLCLGAAVTTIVVGAFSTAQDGIFRLVPDVSIYLGLLGGIAALGLAAGTLPTRLVLRTRTR; this comes from the coding sequence ATGCGGCTCGCCATCGGCATCCTCCGTCAGCACCGCGGTTCCTATGTCGGGACGTTCCTCGCCGCGGTGCTCGCCACCGCACTACTCGCCGGCGCCGGTCTGCTGCTGTCCTCGGTGCTGACCGCGAAGCCACCGGCCAACCGGTTTGCCGCCGCGCCGATCGTCGTCTCGGGCGACCGGGAGGTGAGCCTGACCACCACCACGCGGAAGGAGAAGGAGGGGAAGCCGGACAAGGTCAAGACGAAGACGAAGACCGAGCGGCTGACCGGCGCCGGGACGCTCCCGGCCGATCTGCGGCAGCGACTCGCGGCCCTGCCGGGCGTGTCGAAGACGATCGGGGACACCGCGTTCCCGATGGTTCTCTCGACCGAAGCGGGCCGACCGGTGCGCGGCGCTCAGGACGCTCCGGTGATCGGACACGGGTGGAGTTCGGCCGCGCTCACCCCGTTCACGCTGCGCGAAGGCCGAGCGCCGTCGACGGGTGACGTCGTCGTCGACGCGAACCTCGCCGCCGCAGGCGAGCTGTCGATCGGCAGCACCGTGCGCGTCACGACGAGGACCGGCGAACGCACGCTGCGCGTCGTCGGCATCGCTGCTCCGTCCGGCCGGGATTCACTGGCCGCGCAGGGCGCGGTGTTCGTCGCCGACCGCGAGGTCGCCGCGATCGCCGGCACCGATCTGCCGACGGCGATCGGGATCGTGCCCTCCCCCGGCGCCGACGTGCTCGAGGCGGTCCGCGATGCGGCAGGCGACGCACCGGTACTGACCGGCGACGACCGGGTGCGCGCCGATCTGCCCGGCGCGATGCCGGATTACATCGGTCCGATCTCGATCTTCGGCTTCACGATCGGCATCACCGCGTTCGCCGCGGTTTTCGTGCTGACCGGCACCGTGGCGCTGAGCGTGCGGCAGCGGCTGCGGGAACTCGCGTTGCTGCGCACCGTCGGCGCCACGCCGGGGCAGCTCCGCCGGTTGCTCGGCCGGGAGAGCGTCGTCCTCGGGCTGATCGCCGCGGTTCCGGCGCTGCCGCTGGGCGTCGTCGTCGCGCACGTCGTCGCCGCCCGGTTCCGGACGCTCGACGCCGTGCCCGCCCAGTTCACGGTCACCACGAACGTGGTCGTCCTGCTCGCAGCCGCCGCCGCGGGCACGCTGGTGACGTTCGTCGCCGCCCGGGTCGCGAGTCGCCGGGCCGTGCGCATCGCGCCGACCCAGGCGCTGTCGGAGACCGCGGCCACGCCGCGCGGGGGTAACGCCGTCCGCGGGGTGCTCGCGGTGATCACCGCAGCCGGCGGGGTCGCGGTCCTGACGTTCGTGCCGCTCGGTGGCCCGTTCGGCATGGGGATGAGCTTCGTGTCCTCGGCCCTGCTGCTGTGTGCGGTCGCCGCGCTCGGCCCGCTGGTGGTGCGGCCGCTCACCGCGGTGTTCGGCCGGCTGGCCACGCTCGGCGGAGTCACCGGTCGGCTGGCGGGCACCGTGACCCGGGTGGAGAGCAGGCGGGTGGCAGCGGTCGCGGTCCCGCTGGCGCTGATGTTCGCGATCAACGCGCCGATGCTGCTGAATAGCTCGTTACTCGCCCGGATCACGGCTGACGAGCAGCGCGCCCGGTTCGCGGCGGCCGACGCGCAGGTCACCGCGCCGACCGGCCTGCCGCTGGCCACCGCGGAAGCGCTGAGCCGCCTGTCCGGAGTCACCGGCACCGCGGCGACCGTGCCCACCCGCGTGATCGTCGCGAAGGGCGGCAAGCCCGAGGACTACGTCGCGCAGGGCCTCCTGACGACCGGTCGGGACAGCGTCCTCGATCTCGACGTCCGCGACGGCGCCCTGGCCGGGGACGGCACGTTCGCCGCGAGCCGCTATCTCACCGAGCTGTCCGGCTGGCACGTCGGTGAGGACGTCGAGCTCTGGCTCGCCGACGGACACCAGGTGACGCTGCGGCTGGCTGCGGTGTACGAGCGGGCCCGTGGATTCGGCGACCTGGCGCTGCCCGCGACGCTGGTGGCCGCGCACGATCCTCGGGGCCTGGTCAGCACGGTGTCGCTGCGCTACTCGGGTGAGGTCCCGGAGCAGATCCGGGCTCAGTGGCCGACGCTGCGGATCACCCCCTCGCTCGACGCCGCCCGCGCCGCCGACGCCCAGAACCAGCAGGGGGCCTGGGAGCTGATGGTCGTCATCTCGCTCGGCTTCACCGCGATCGCGGTCGTCAACACGTTCGCGATCGCCGCGACCGCACGCCGCAGGGAGTACACCGACCTGTGGCTGGCCGGCGCGACCACCGGCCAGGTGCAGGGCATGACGGCTCGGGAGGCCGCGATCACCGTTGGCATCGGGCTCTGCCTCGGTGCGGCGGTCACCACGATCGTGGTCGGCGCGTTCAGCACCGCGCAGGACGGGATCTTCCGCCTCGTCCCGGACGTCAGCATCTACCTGGGCCTGCTCGGCGGCATCGCCGCTCTCGGGCTGGCGGCCGGGACGCTGCCCACCCGCCTGGTCCTGCGCACCCGGACGCGCTGA
- a CDS encoding Clp protease N-terminal domain-containing protein gives MSLRTKFADMSLMKTLFTAAEQEAARTGEGPPAAEHLLLAALALPDDSGRRALGTFDRTADDVRNAIGAVHADALRSVGVEAGPDGRGSVSTPAPPSRGPYRSTGSLQVAFQRAVELSKRDGASGIRAAHLVIAVAEPEHGTTARVMEHLGVDRAALITAASEALTAG, from the coding sequence ATGAGTCTGCGCACGAAGTTTGCGGACATGTCCCTGATGAAGACGCTGTTCACGGCCGCGGAGCAGGAGGCGGCCCGCACCGGCGAGGGCCCGCCGGCCGCGGAGCACCTGCTGCTGGCCGCGCTCGCGCTGCCCGACGACTCCGGACGTCGCGCGCTGGGCACGTTCGACCGCACGGCCGACGACGTGCGGAACGCGATCGGTGCGGTGCACGCAGACGCGCTGCGGTCGGTCGGCGTCGAGGCGGGACCGGACGGCCGGGGCTCGGTGAGCACGCCGGCACCGCCGTCCCGCGGGCCGTACCGCAGCACGGGCAGCCTTCAGGTGGCGTTCCAGCGCGCCGTGGAACTGTCCAAGCGCGACGGCGCGAGCGGCATCCGCGCCGCGCACCTGGTGATCGCGGTCGCCGAGCCGGAGCACGGCACGACCGCGCGGGTAATGGAGCATCTCGGCGTGGACCGCGCGGCACTCATCACCGCAGCGAGCGAGGCGCTCACGGCTGGCTGA
- a CDS encoding MFS transporter: MTPFATTAPVRARRSETVLAVVLCVATGGYSVLQSLVVPALGVLEDALGTTPNGTAWILTAYLLSASILTPVIGRLGDLYGKKRALVGALVALCLGAGVSALADTLAVMLAGRVVQGAGGAVFPLAFAMVRDEFRPNRRTAVVAAISAVLSAGGALGTVVAGPIVTLLDYHWLFWLPALVTAAAALAALIAVPGEDGVRAGHRPPVGWVSAGLLSGWLTLLLLAITYLPGALPTLPLAVGAAVVAGIWWRVESTSRHPLLDLRTLRLPAVRVTNLATVLLGYGMFSAWMLIPLMLQQSPDSGIGLGADLTGVGLYMLVPTAGTLLVTPFVGRLARSRGTRFPLWLGGLLAGLAYLALAWFGWAGGPGGPLVLCGIILVEGAGIGLAFAAVAVSVVESVPADQAGVVSGVNTVMRTTGGTLGSTVAGTTLAAITGPAGEPGAPAYLLAFTLCAAALLGTAAVGRRLPVAPVSQP, translated from the coding sequence GTGACGCCGTTCGCGACGACCGCTCCCGTCCGGGCGCGCCGGTCGGAGACCGTGCTGGCGGTGGTGTTGTGCGTGGCGACCGGCGGATACTCGGTGCTGCAGTCGCTGGTCGTGCCCGCGCTCGGCGTCCTGGAGGATGCGCTCGGCACCACCCCGAACGGCACCGCGTGGATCCTCACCGCCTACCTGCTCAGCGCGTCGATCCTCACGCCGGTGATCGGACGGCTGGGCGACCTCTACGGCAAGAAGCGGGCGTTGGTCGGCGCACTCGTCGCGCTCTGCCTCGGCGCTGGCGTCTCGGCGCTCGCCGACACGCTCGCGGTGATGCTGGCGGGCCGCGTCGTGCAGGGCGCGGGCGGCGCCGTCTTTCCGCTGGCGTTCGCGATGGTCCGGGACGAGTTCCGGCCGAATCGGCGCACGGCGGTCGTCGCCGCGATCTCGGCGGTGCTCAGCGCCGGCGGCGCGCTCGGCACCGTCGTCGCCGGACCGATCGTGACGCTGCTCGACTACCACTGGCTGTTCTGGCTGCCCGCGCTGGTCACGGCGGCGGCCGCCCTGGCCGCGTTGATCGCGGTGCCGGGTGAGGACGGCGTCCGCGCCGGACACCGACCTCCGGTCGGCTGGGTCAGCGCGGGGTTGCTCTCCGGATGGTTGACCCTCCTTCTGCTCGCGATCACGTACTTGCCCGGCGCGCTGCCCACGCTGCCGCTCGCGGTCGGTGCGGCGGTGGTTGCCGGGATCTGGTGGCGGGTCGAGTCGACCTCTCGTCATCCGCTGCTCGATTTGCGGACGCTCCGGCTGCCGGCAGTGCGGGTCACCAACCTGGCGACCGTGCTGCTCGGGTACGGCATGTTCAGTGCCTGGATGCTGATCCCGCTGATGCTCCAGCAGTCGCCGGACAGCGGTATCGGGCTCGGCGCGGACCTCACCGGCGTCGGCCTCTACATGCTCGTGCCGACCGCCGGGACGCTGCTGGTCACGCCGTTCGTGGGCCGCCTGGCCCGGTCTCGTGGCACCCGGTTCCCGCTGTGGCTCGGAGGCCTGCTCGCCGGCCTCGCCTACCTGGCTCTGGCCTGGTTCGGGTGGGCGGGCGGCCCCGGCGGACCGCTGGTGCTCTGCGGGATCATCCTGGTCGAGGGGGCGGGTATCGGTCTGGCGTTCGCCGCGGTGGCGGTCTCGGTGGTCGAGTCGGTGCCTGCCGACCAGGCGGGCGTCGTCTCCGGCGTCAACACGGTCATGCGGACGACCGGCGGCACGCTCGGAAGCACGGTCGCCGGCACCACGCTCGCGGCGATCACCGGCCCGGCGGGCGAGCCGGGTGCTCCGGCGTATCTCCTCGCGTTCACGCTCTGCGCTGCGGCACTCCTCGGCACCGCAGCGGTCGGCCGGCGCTTACCGGTGGCGCCCGTCAGCCAGCCGTGA
- a CDS encoding ABC transporter ATP-binding protein, with product MTPNTPTTDPPADARPAGAAVEIRGVGKSFRGRRRTKADRAALHDVDLRIEPGEFVSLLGPSGCGKSTLLNILAGFLPADSGSVAVDGKDVTGPGADRGVLFQSPMLFPWLTTWDNVLYGPRARRRPKAEAAAEAENLLHTVGLADFRDAYPHELSGGMRHRAAFARVLINKPRLLLMDEPFGALDAITRASMQRFLLDLWQQHPTTIVFVTHDVEEAALLSDRVHVMSGGPGRIKASIDVDLPRPRSVEDTETLEFLTLKRRIREELDATLPSLTEVAS from the coding sequence ATGACCCCTAACACGCCGACGACCGACCCGCCCGCCGACGCCCGCCCCGCGGGCGCGGCGGTCGAGATCCGCGGGGTCGGGAAGAGCTTCCGCGGACGCCGCCGGACCAAGGCCGACCGCGCCGCGCTCCACGACGTCGACCTGCGGATCGAGCCCGGAGAGTTCGTCTCGCTGCTCGGCCCGTCCGGCTGCGGAAAGTCGACGCTGCTCAACATCCTGGCCGGGTTCCTGCCCGCGGACAGCGGCTCGGTCGCGGTCGACGGCAAGGACGTCACCGGCCCCGGTGCCGACCGGGGTGTGCTGTTCCAGAGCCCGATGCTGTTCCCCTGGCTGACCACCTGGGACAACGTCCTCTACGGGCCGCGCGCCCGGCGGCGTCCGAAGGCCGAGGCCGCCGCCGAGGCGGAGAACCTGCTGCACACCGTCGGGCTGGCCGACTTCCGCGACGCCTACCCGCACGAGCTGTCCGGCGGTATGCGGCACCGCGCCGCGTTCGCCCGCGTCCTGATCAACAAACCCCGGCTCCTGCTGATGGACGAGCCGTTCGGTGCGCTGGACGCGATCACCAGGGCGTCGATGCAGCGGTTCCTGCTGGACCTGTGGCAGCAGCACCCGACGACGATCGTCTTCGTCACCCACGACGTCGAGGAAGCCGCGTTGCTCTCTGACCGGGTGCACGTGATGTCCGGCGGACCGGGCCGGATCAAGGCGTCGATCGACGTCGACCTGCCTCGGCCGCGCAGCGTCGAGGACACCGAGACGCTGGAGTTCCTGACGCTCAAGCGGCGCATCCGCGAGGAACTCGATGCGACGCTGCCCAGCCTGACGGAGGTGGCCTCGTGA